ACGAGGAATCACCGGCAACACTTGAGCAGTGACATTGGTATCTTGTACATCCACTTGGGCATATTGTCCGGGACCTGTGCGCGTACCAATGGGCAGATCGAATTTCACTGTTACAGTATGACGGATAGGATCAGCCACCGGAAAAATATGCGCCACCCGCACTTGCACCGGCGTATTTAACACGTCCAATTTGGCTGGCACCGTCATGCCCACGTTCAAACCCGGCACCAAACGCGCTGGCACTTCTATTTGAATTTGTAAATATTCGGTGTCTGCAAACTGTACCAATGGCGTTCCGGGTTGTACGGTGTCGCCGACTTCAACCATTTTTTGGGTAATAATCCCATCAAACGGAGCTTTACCGACGGCATCGCGTAATTTGGCATCAATTTGCTCGATTTGCGATTGAGCGCGTAATTTGGCATTGCGGGCTTGTTCGATTTGGGTGCCGAAATTGTGCAACTCGGTATAACGATCCAAACCAGAATGGCTCTGACCTAAAAAATCACTGGCCGGCCGAGAAAAAAACTGATCAAATAAATTCGGTAACGCCATCCCACCCGGAACGTTCATTTGATTGGGAGAATTAGGAGAATATAGCTCGCGGGAATACTGCATACTGGCATTTCGCAACACCGCATCAGCACTCATCATTTCAGCAAAGGCTGCCCGACGTTGGGCCAACAGTTCAGCACCATTTAAGGCCACCAAAGCAGTCCCTTGTTTAAATCGATCCCCTTCTTCACCGGCGATCAACTCGACCCGTCCCGGCAATTGGGCAGAAAGCGTGACTTCTTTGTAAGGTACCACCGTTCCGCCCAGCGTAACGGCCGTTGGAATAGCGTATTCTTGCACCACATAAGTCTGAGAATGAGGTGCTTGTGCGACTACCGAAGTCGTGAGTAGTCCTAGACAAAAGACACCAATAAATTGTCTAAACATGATAGAAACCACTTGAATTGCATCAGGAAACGGGCATTGTGCGTCGTGAAAAATTGACCCAACCGATTGGGGAAAATCAGTCGGGCCAGAAATTTAAGTTAGGCTTTAACTCGTCCCATTACCGAAAAACTCTTGATAAAGGGCGGTGCCATACGGGGGTCTTTGATCATGGCACTGTAGTTACCCACTTTAAATTTGAGTTTACCGCTCACTGTCGCCATGCCGAGTCCTGCCATGCCGATGCCTTCGTTAAACCATTTTTGCCAGTTGTCGGGTTTGGCGCGCATGTCCCAATTCAACGGCTGACCATTGAAAGGCTCGGCACGAACCGCTTTACCATTCTCAATCACTAAAACACCACTGGGATTTTCCTGATCCGGAAAACCATAACCAATGGTTGATGTAAAGTCGATTTTGGCCAATGCGTCTGACAGTTCAGGTTCATTGTTCCATTCTGTCATAAACGCCAGCATCCATTCGGGTGAAAACATATCAGCCATAAGTAAAGCCTCCTCGTGATTTGGGATTGTTTTATAAGACAAATTGAAAAACTCTTCACGCTAACCAGAGTGAAATCAAGTTAGCCGCTTATCGAGTTGATTTAGGGTGAAATGAAATGTTGCACCCTCCATTATTTTGGGGTTTATTTGGGGTTTTGCCCAGTGTGGCGTGTTTGTTTTGTGAACAAGGCGCGGGGAAGACACTATACGTTGTACATTACAGTTCACAATTCCCCAACTCCGCCGCTGGTGATTATAACACCGGATAGGCGATAAGACAGACAACACCTTGTCTTGCCAAATCATATTACTGGAATTATAACTTGGATTAAAAAATTCTATACCAATTTTTTCAGAGTCGTATAATAATACTTTTCAAATAGGAGAGAATAATGAACAAAAGATATGAAGATTTAGAAGAGTTAATGTCAACAGGTGAGGCGAGAGAAGTGAAGCGAGCGATGGCAGTAAGAATGTCTTTGCTTGGTTTTGTGCGTGCGGAAGCGGCTTTAGCGTGTTGTGTCAGTGTGCAATTTGTGGATAAATGGAAAGCCATTTATTTAGCGTCAGGGGTGGAAGGATTAAAGTTAGCGTATAAAGGCTCGCCAGGGTATTTAAAGCCGCGTGAACGAGAAGATGTGATTAATTGGATACAAGAAAAGAAGACAATAACAATAGAGGAACTAAAGAGATACTTAAAAGAGGAGTATGATGTTTTCTATTCTTCAAATACTTCTTATACTAAATTATTAGAAGAAGCGAATTTAAGTTATAAGAAGACACACAAAGAGAATTCGGCAAAAGATGAGGTAAAAGTAGAAGCTAAAAAAAAAGAGATTAAGGATTTAATAGATAAGGAGCGTGAACAGATAGAAAGTGGAGAGGTAATGTACTGGATGCAAGACGAAAGCCATCAGTTGTGGGGAGATATTTGTGGTTATGTTTGGTCGAAAAAAGGAGAAAGAACGTCAATAAAGATGAGTAATTATCGCACTTCTCAAACGTGGTATGGAGCGGTGAATATTTATACGGGAGAATTTATTTTAGATAGGGCAAAGAAAGCTGATACAAAATATACGATAGACTTTATTAACTGGCTCATTTACAGATATAAAGAAGCCCGTCATGTGATTATTTGGGATGGTGCAAGTTATCATCGTTCTGAAGGTTTAAGAACTTATTTAGAGAAATTAAATGGGGGACTTCCAGAATCAGAATGGAAAGTTCGTTTATTAAGATTTGCGCCCAATGCCCCAGAGCAAAATCCAGTCGAGGATATTTGGCTTCAAGGTAAGAATTGGGTCAGAAAGAATTTTCATCGTCTATCAAGCTTTAAAGAAGTCACTAGTATGTTTGAGACCTTTTTGTCAGGTAAAGTGTTTAAGTTTAATAAAATTAAACAGTATCTTATACCTAATATCTAGCTAGATATTAGAACTTAATTTGTTTTTATATCTCACATAATTTTGGTATATTAATATGGGTATATTAACCAATACTTATATTCTAAACAAGAGGTATCGCCAAACTTATCCGTAAAAAAACCACAACAACAGCGGCAGATCGATAGACCTGCCCTGGGCGTGTCAAAATGGCTTATCCTAACACAGACAATCGCAGGGACAGACAGATAGGTCTGTCCTGTGAGGTTGACGGGGCAAAAAAGAATTGCATTGTCATGAGAAACAATGGGTTAAGAGAATGCAGCGCGGGCGCAAATTCCGCTCAAACAACAGGCAGTTAAGACACATCAAACATGCGTTGCAAGGACAAACGGGCTTGTTCGGCCTCTTTGGCATCGACGCGAATTTGATTGACCACTTTACCGGCCACCAAATTTTCTAACACCCATAACAAGTGTTGTGGATCAGTACGATACATTGTAGAACACATGCACAAATTGGGCGACATAAAATGAACATCAATCCCTTGTGGCGCGCAAGTCATCGCCAAGCGTTTGACCAAATTCAATTCTGTCCCGACCAACCAACGTGTGCCGGGGGGCGAGTGTGTCACCACGTCAATAATGTATTCAGTCGATCCCACTTCATGCGACTTTTGACACACTTCAAAACTGGATTCAGGATGAGAAATAATGCGCGTTTCAGGATATTGGGCTAAAAACTGATCGATATGTTCGGGTTTAAATAACTGATGTACCGAACAAAAACCTTTCCATAAAATTAATTTAGCCTGTTTAATCTGTTCACGGGTCAAGCCACCGCGAGGCAAATTAAAATCCCACACCACCATCTCATCCAATGCCATTCCCATGCGATAAGCAGTATTTCTTCCCAAATGCTGATCGGGGAAAAATAACACTTTTTCGCGCTGCTGCCACGCCCACGTAAGTATTTTGCGGGCATTTGTTGAAGTACAAACAATCCCACCATGACGACCACAAAAGGCTTTTAAATCCGCCGCCGAATTAATGTAAGTCACGGGAGTGATAGTCTGATCGGCATCGCCCAATACCTCGTTTAATTCGCGCCACGCCCGCTCTACTTTGGCTAAATTCGCCATATCCGCCATAGAACAACCCGCGCCCAAATCGGGTAAAATCGCCACCTGTTCAGGTCGAGTCATAATATCCGCGACTTCAGCCATAAAATGCACGCCACAAAACACAATATATTCTGCATTAGACTGTGCGGCTTCGCGGGATAATTTTAATGAATCTCCCGTATAATCCGCATGTTGAAACACTTCTTGTCGTTGATAATGGTGGCCTAAAATGGCCACGCGCTCGCCCAATTGTGCCTTTGCGCCACGAATTCGTGCTTGACAATCCGCCTCTTCCAACGCCATAAAACGCTCTATCGACAATTCGTAAATACCCATAACAACCCCTTGACCTGTGGTTAGACCACTTTATGTTATTGTTTTTTAAGGTTTATCACACCATTTTGAGGATGAACCAGATAGTTTAAAAACACAAAAAAGATAGTTTTATTTCACAACTTTCTATAATAGTCAATTTACCCGCAATCGTCAAATGAGGGATTGAATGCGGGTCATCACTCAACTATTGGACATTAATCCATTTCTATTTTTGATAAGAAAAAACTTGAGTCAATAAGCGTATCATTTTAACATAGACGGTTTAAACAACAATAACGCTTTGGCATCTCTTATTAAAAGAATGAAAAACCAACATTTACAATTTCACCGTTCGTTCATTGCAATGAATCAGAAAACAGAATCATTAATTAAACGTAAAATTCAATGCAAATTTACAGTTTTTACCTTTATCATGCTGGCATTATTTGGCATTCCTGTGGTGACGATTGGCTATATGGTCATTAGCAACACGGTTTATCGCTTGCAAGGTCAATTATTTTCTAAAGAACTGAATCAAGTGCATTATCTAATTACGCAAGAGCATCAAATCTTACAAGATGCGGGCGTGAGCGGTTTATCGGCTTACGTAGAACAAGCGCAGCAAGAATTGCTGCTGCAATTACAGCGATTACAATCCGATTCTCACAGTGAACAATTATGGATTATTAACGCACAAAAAACCTTGTTATTACATCCCATTTATCCCAAATATCACCATTATGATATGCCGTATATTAAGACGATGTTAGCCGAAAAATCAGGCACTATTCGTTATGTGCAGGATAATGTGGATTATTATGCAGTGTTTCAATGGGTGCCAGAATGGGAATGGTTGATTGTTTTTTCTATTGATCAAAAGACCTTATTTGCAGAACGTACATTTTATTTAGAAATGGTGCTAATGAGCGGTGGTTTGGTATTAATTTTTGTATTGGGTTTTTCTTATTTTTTAACCTCTGGCATTGCGCGTAAAATCCAGATTATTTTAAGTTATTTAAAAGAGATTGAACACGGCAATTTACAATTATCGCCTTTGCCTAGCAGTTCTGATGAAATTGGTTTAATTCAAAGCGGCATAAATAACATGCTGGATAAAGTTTCATCAGCCAATCAATTATTACTTGATGAAATTACTCACCGTCAACACATTGAACAGGAATTACGTGAAAGTGAAGCCTATTGGCATTTATTATTTCAAGAATCATTGGGCGGATTGGTATTAAATCGATTCAGTGATGGCGCATTTGTCGATGCCAATCCTGCTTATTTACGCTTGATTGGCTATACTAAAGAAGAATTATTGACGCGCCGCCTTTCTTTTTTGGACATTACGCCTCCTGCTTATTTTCAAGCCGAATTGGCACAAATCAAAAAATTGCAAGAAACAGGGCGTTATGGCCCTTATGAAAAAGTCTATTTGCATAAGCTCGGTTATTCTGTTCCTGTGCGTTTATCGGGGCTTATATTAGAGCGAATGGGCGAGCGGTTTATTTGGAGTAATGTTGAAGACATTACTGAGCAAAAACGCAGTGAAATTGCCTTGCGAGAAGCGCGTGATAATGCAGAACAGGCCAAATTTGCTGCAGAAACGGCCAATCGTGCCAAAAGCACTTTTCTCGCCAATATGAGCCATGAATTGCGCACGCCTTTAAACGGTATTTTAGGCTATACCCAAATTCTGCGCCGCGATGCCAGTTTAAATGAGAAACAGCGAGAAGGCATTGCGATTATTGAACGCAGCGGAGAATATTTATTAACGCTTATTAACGATATTTTAGATTTATTTAAGGTAGAAGCGGGACGAATTGAATTATACCAAACCACATTTAATTTTCTCCATTTTATAGAAGAAATCACTGAATTATTTAAAATGCGGGCTTCGCAGAAAAATATCGCATTTATTTATGAACCATTAACCGCTTTACCCACAGGTTTATATGCCGATGAGAAACGACTGCGCCAAATTATTATTAACTTACTGAGTAATGCGGTTAAATTCACTGAATATGGTGGCGTGAGTTTAAAAATTGGTTTAGTCGAATCTTTGCCATTTTGCGATGGTGAAACCGTGTTGATCCGTTTTCAAATAGAAGACACAGGCATTGGTATTGATGATGAAGAGATACAAAAGATTTTCTTGCCTTTTCAACAAATTGGTGAGATTAGCCACAAATCAGAAGGCACGGGTTTAGGTTTGTCTATTACGAAAAACTTAGTCGAATTGATGAATGGAGAATTGCATGTCAAAAGCGCACTGAATAAAGGCAGTTGTTTCTGGTTTATTTTACCGTTAAAAACAGCTTCTTATTTAGTAAAACCTAAAGAAAATGAGAACACGCCTGTGATTCGTGGTTATGCAGGAGAACGGCGACGAA
This is a stretch of genomic DNA from Thioflexithrix psekupsensis. It encodes these proteins:
- a CDS encoding IS630 family transposase — its product is MNKRYEDLEELMSTGEAREVKRAMAVRMSLLGFVRAEAALACCVSVQFVDKWKAIYLASGVEGLKLAYKGSPGYLKPREREDVINWIQEKKTITIEELKRYLKEEYDVFYSSNTSYTKLLEEANLSYKKTHKENSAKDEVKVEAKKKEIKDLIDKEREQIESGEVMYWMQDESHQLWGDICGYVWSKKGERTSIKMSNYRTSQTWYGAVNIYTGEFILDRAKKADTKYTIDFINWLIYRYKEARHVIIWDGASYHRSEGLRTYLEKLNGGLPESEWKVRLLRFAPNAPEQNPVEDIWLQGKNWVRKNFHRLSSFKEVTSMFETFLSGKVFKFNKIKQYLIPNI
- the nadA gene encoding quinolinate synthase NadA, yielding MGIYELSIERFMALEEADCQARIRGAKAQLGERVAILGHHYQRQEVFQHADYTGDSLKLSREAAQSNAEYIVFCGVHFMAEVADIMTRPEQVAILPDLGAGCSMADMANLAKVERAWRELNEVLGDADQTITPVTYINSAADLKAFCGRHGGIVCTSTNARKILTWAWQQREKVLFFPDQHLGRNTAYRMGMALDEMVVWDFNLPRGGLTREQIKQAKLILWKGFCSVHQLFKPEHIDQFLAQYPETRIISHPESSFEVCQKSHEVGSTEYIIDVVTHSPPGTRWLVGTELNLVKRLAMTCAPQGIDVHFMSPNLCMCSTMYRTDPQHLLWVLENLVAGKVVNQIRVDAKEAEQARLSLQRMFDVS
- a CDS encoding efflux RND transporter periplasmic adaptor subunit, with protein sequence MFRQFIGVFCLGLLTTSVVAQAPHSQTYVVQEYAIPTAVTLGGTVVPYKEVTLSAQLPGRVELIAGEEGDRFKQGTALVALNGAELLAQRRAAFAEMMSADAVLRNASMQYSRELYSPNSPNQMNVPGGMALPNLFDQFFSRPASDFLGQSHSGLDRYTELHNFGTQIEQARNAKLRAQSQIEQIDAKLRDAVGKAPFDGIITQKMVEVGDTVQPGTPLVQFADTEYLQIQIEVPARLVPGLNVGMTVPAKLDVLNTPVQVRVAHIFPVADPIRHTVTVKFDLPIGTRTGPGQYAQVDVQDTNVTAQVLPVIPRSALVWRGSLPGVYVRQGEQRSLRLVRIGRDMDTHHVSVLSGLKHGDVIELSPAPGGSSSWSSTPKP
- a CDS encoding SCP-2 sterol transfer family protein; protein product: MADMFSPEWMLAFMTEWNNEPELSDALAKIDFTSTIGYGFPDQENPSGVLVIENGKAVRAEPFNGQPLNWDMRAKPDNWQKWFNEGIGMAGLGMATVSGKLKFKVGNYSAMIKDPRMAPPFIKSFSVMGRVKA
- a CDS encoding ATP-binding protein, translating into MKNQHLQFHRSFIAMNQKTESLIKRKIQCKFTVFTFIMLALFGIPVVTIGYMVISNTVYRLQGQLFSKELNQVHYLITQEHQILQDAGVSGLSAYVEQAQQELLLQLQRLQSDSHSEQLWIINAQKTLLLHPIYPKYHHYDMPYIKTMLAEKSGTIRYVQDNVDYYAVFQWVPEWEWLIVFSIDQKTLFAERTFYLEMVLMSGGLVLIFVLGFSYFLTSGIARKIQIILSYLKEIEHGNLQLSPLPSSSDEIGLIQSGINNMLDKVSSANQLLLDEITHRQHIEQELRESEAYWHLLFQESLGGLVLNRFSDGAFVDANPAYLRLIGYTKEELLTRRLSFLDITPPAYFQAELAQIKKLQETGRYGPYEKVYLHKLGYSVPVRLSGLILERMGERFIWSNVEDITEQKRSEIALREARDNAEQAKFAAETANRAKSTFLANMSHELRTPLNGILGYTQILRRDASLNEKQREGIAIIERSGEYLLTLINDILDLFKVEAGRIELYQTTFNFLHFIEEITELFKMRASQKNIAFIYEPLTALPTGLYADEKRLRQIIINLLSNAVKFTEYGGVSLKIGLVESLPFCDGETVLIRFQIEDTGIGIDDEEIQKIFLPFQQIGEISHKSEGTGLGLSITKNLVELMNGELHVKSALNKGSCFWFILPLKTASYLVKPKENENTPVIRGYAGERRRILIVDDKLENRSVLVNLLQPLGFDLAEADNGITGLEQAMRFVPDLILTDLVMPAMDGFELTRHIRQSPKLQHIAIIAISASVFDYHQNESQAAGCNAFIGKPVHFEELLDLIQAQLNVPWIYDTGIMESNKSSEMSAPHSLADLPLLGPNPQQAQQLYDLVLMGDIAGIIHAGEFLVKQQPELRLFSEKLQELAKQFAEEQLTELLQNYLPK